The Arachidicoccus terrestris genome includes the window TGTCCAGCACCTTTTTGTCCAAATGGGAAATAGCACCGGTCAGATCTCTTTTGGTAGACGTTCCGTAGCCAATAACGACAACATCATTTAAAGAACTATCACTATTGGCAATCAATGTAACATTGATCACTGTGTCTGCACCCAGTATTTTTTCTGACGGTTGATAACCCACCATCGTAAATCTTAGGGTGTTTCCTTTATCAGCGGCAACGATAAATTGTCCGTTGTCATTAGAGATGGCCCCCGAATTGGTATTTTTAAGTGTAACCGAAACGCCCCTGAGCGGCAGACCATCGCTATTTCTGACGGTACCGGCGTACTTTGTTTGCTGCGAATACCCGGCGATCGTTATCAGTATTCCAGGCAACAGATAAATTAGAAATTTAAATTGCTTCACGATTGAATTTTTATAGATGAACTAAAAGCATAACTCTGTTTGCTTATATGGTTTTCCCAAAGTCTATGTATGATTATTTATAAGTAGTGTCATTATACATTTCGTAGTCATCACGTCTGGTCAGGCTAAGTGATAACCGTTCATGATATTTTCCATTCCCTCAATAATCTTTTCTATATTACATGGTGCACAATCTCTCTCAAAATGGCCCCAGTAATCTATCTGACAGCGTTTTTACGCTTCAAATAGGCCGCTTGCAGGCCGACATAATACTAAATAGCGTTTAAGCGGTTGAATGTGAAGGACCTGAACCTCAACCATACCATTATATCTCTTTTAAGTCTGGTTATATGATATCCATAAGCAAATTTGTAACATTCCCTTATCAGAAACTCTGCATATATTCTCATTGATTCAACTTATTTTATCATTTTATTAATATTGGATTACGATATTGTTAATTACCTTATTTTCGTAAAACAGGAAATCGATTTACAAAAACACATGCAATAATAAGTATCAGGTTATGCCTGGCAATCACTTTGAAGTGGTTGCTGTAATCCGGCTTCTTTAATGTAGCTTTAATAATGTTATTATACGACTATCACTGATGAATCAGGTATGTAGAATAGCTATCCATACCGGCATGCAGATGTTTATTCATTACAAGATTAAAAAACAGCTCAACGCTGAACCACTATTAAACCATTTTGAAAGTATGAAAAGAATCACCAGTTTTAGCACATGTATTGCTTTGATATGCTTCGCATTTTCAGGAGTCCACGCACAAAAAAATAAGAATTTTCTGAAAACGTTCCCTAAAGGAGATTCCCCGCAGGAAATTGGCAAACGTATCGCAGATCATTTCGTTGGCACTGTCAATAAATTTATCGGCGAGGACCAACGCCCGCATTATATCCATTACCCTGTTACCTGCGCCTGGTCGGGTGCCTTGGAATTTGCTAAGCTGACGGAAGATAAAAAACTTCAGCAAGAACTTAAAGATGCCTATCAGCCACTGGAAGGGAATAGAAAAAGTATGGTGCCTGTACCCGACCATGTTGATTTTGCTGTCTTCGGTATTGTGCCTTTTGCACTCTATCGCCAGACCAGGGACAAACATTATCTGAACCTGGGCGTTTCCTATGCAGACAAACAATGGGGAAAACCCTTTGGCAAAAGAGCCAAAGCCAGTTCCTATTACTATTATAATAACGGGCTATCCTGGGAAACCCGTATGTGGATTGACGATATGTATATGATCACCGCCTTGCAAACCCAGGCCTATGTCACCACCGGCAAAAAAATATACCTGAACAGAGCCAGCAAGGAAATGGTGCATTATCTGGACTCATTGCAACAGCCCAATGGTCTGTTTTATCATGCGCCGGATGTTCCTTTCTTCTGGGGCCGGGGTAACGGTTGGATGGCAGTTGGTATGACGGAGGTGCTCAGGCTGCTACCCAAAAACCATCCGGATAGAGCCAGTATCCTTGAAGGGTATCACAAGATGATGGCCTCATTATTAAAATATCAGGACGACAGCGGCATGTGGCATCAATTAATCGATGACCCGAATGCATGGGAAGAAACCTCTTCTACCGGAATGTTTACTTATGCTTTTATTACAGGCGTAAAAGAAGGTTGGCTCGACAATGCCACTTACGGGCCCGCAGCCAGAAAAGCATGGCTGGCGCTCATAGGTTTTATCAATGAAAACAATGATATTACCAACGTGTGTGAAGGCACGAATAAGAAAAACGACCATCAGTATTACTTAGACAGAAAACGTAATACCGGTGATCTCCACGGACAGGCACCGCTGCTTTGGTGTGCTAATGCGCTGATCAGAAAAAAATGATACAGATTTGGCCACTTATAGTAATCTATAAGTGGCCAAATCTGTATATATTCCTAAAACGCAACTGCCAATTCTGCCGCAACAGACTACTTGTTTCATAACCAAACTACCAAAACGAAGTTAAGTGCGAAAAATCGAGGTAATCATTTATATTATTGATTGATAAATTATTATAAATTATACAATCTTCAATACATCTAAAAACTAACCAACGGAGATACAGATTTGGCCACTTATAATTAATTATAAGTGGCCAAATCTGTATATTTGCTTTTTAAAACCGCAAAATGATCATGGAAAAACTTATAGGTCGCGAAGAGGAAAAAGAGCTGCTAAAAGAATTACTAAAATCAAAAAAAGCGGAACTCCTGGCTGTATATGGCAGGCGCCGGGTAGGGAAAACTTATCTAATACACACTTTTTTAAAAGATCACATTGTTTTTCACCTCACCGGCACATTTCGAGCCCCATTGAAGGAACAGTTAATTCAATTTAGCGAATCCTTACAGATAGCAATCGGTTCCCCTTCGCCATTAAGAACACCTGATAACTGGATA containing:
- a CDS encoding glycoside hydrolase family 88/105 protein is translated as MKRITSFSTCIALICFAFSGVHAQKNKNFLKTFPKGDSPQEIGKRIADHFVGTVNKFIGEDQRPHYIHYPVTCAWSGALEFAKLTEDKKLQQELKDAYQPLEGNRKSMVPVPDHVDFAVFGIVPFALYRQTRDKHYLNLGVSYADKQWGKPFGKRAKASSYYYYNNGLSWETRMWIDDMYMITALQTQAYVTTGKKIYLNRASKEMVHYLDSLQQPNGLFYHAPDVPFFWGRGNGWMAVGMTEVLRLLPKNHPDRASILEGYHKMMASLLKYQDDSGMWHQLIDDPNAWEETSSTGMFTYAFITGVKEGWLDNATYGPAARKAWLALIGFINENNDITNVCEGTNKKNDHQYYLDRKRNTGDLHGQAPLLWCANALIRKK